Proteins found in one Scylla paramamosain isolate STU-SP2022 chromosome 44, ASM3559412v1, whole genome shotgun sequence genomic segment:
- the LOC135093906 gene encoding tight junction-associated protein 1-like isoform X2 codes for MNPGHGYQGGDCVTCGVSSRALRNELEVLRRRLLDRDVAIVQLETQMAQERPQEHYPQGQVAVLRAQCDHWQDKYDRLLEAHKRLQKVNQGLEDKLLRLVDRTESEKSSLAADTASLTTALTTAAQAINRLKQENDRYHNDLNLAIQLLQCNPNKYAAHKLDSLPMDLQRKAKSRLAKEPRETPKPEVKVIKVPIPTFPPTAMVYSVNKYAEQSSKEEPVDAVSAAIMAAVLEERQRERARQHCSTCTCGSTHTHTPPGNTGMDDDPNGNRDASHAPHTPLSLPQEEGGSPVFRVSVVDVGTQVFPSYIGETGKVQSTCIYCHHSSRAPPPSHATDRSAEVNGKPARSQVMGNVEEESPGHPPKTASPDSAWEWPAEGQDSGSPSTPSSLMAKKRCYERRKT; via the exons ATGAACCCAGGGCATGGCTACCAG GGAGGAGACTGCGTGACGTGCGGTGTGAGCTCCAGGGCACTGCGGAACGAGCTGGAGGTGCTGCGAAGGCGCCTCCTGGACAGGGACGTGGCAATTGTGCAGCTGGAGACACAAATGGCTCAAGAACGGCCGCAAGAGCATTACCCCCAGGGACAGGTTGCCGTGCTCAGGGCCCAGTGCGACCATTGGCAGGATAAATATGACAG GCTGCTGGAGGCCCACAAAAGACTACAAAAGGTGAATCAAGGGCTGGAGGACAAACTGCTGCGCCTCGTCGACAGAACTGAGAGTGAAAAATCAAGCCTAGCAGCCGATACAGCCAGCCTGACCACTGCCCTCACCACCGCAGCCCAGGCCATTAACAGACTGAAACAGGAGAAT GATCGGTATCACAATGACCTCAACCTGGCAATCCAACTCCTGCAGTGCAATCCTAACAAGTATGCCGCCCACAAGCTGGACTCG CTTCCCATGGACCTGCAACGAAAGGCCAAGTCTCGATTAGCCAAGGAGCCCCGGGAGACCCCCAAGCCAGAGGTCAAGGTCATTAAGGTGCCCATCCCGACCTTTCCCCCCACAGCCATGGTCTACTCTGTCAACAAATAtgcag AGCAAAGCAGCAAGGAGGAGCCAGTAGATGCTGTTTCTGCAGCTATAATGGCAGCAGTTCTGGAGGAGAGGCAGCGAGAGCGAGCTAGACAACACTGCTCCACTTGTACTTGtggctccacacacacacacactccaccggGCAACACAGGCATGGATGATGACCCTAATGGCAACAGGGACGCTTCACATGCCCCTCACACACCACTCTCGTTGCCACAGGAGGAAGGGGGCAGCCCGGTGTTCAGAGTGAGTGTGGTGGATGTTGGAACACAagtctttccttcctacattGGTGAAACTGGAAAGGTACAGTCCACGTGCATCTACTGCCACCACTCGTCACGCGCCCCACCGCCCTCACACGCCACCGACAGGTCAGCGGAGGTCAACGGGAAGCCGGCAAGGTCGCAGGTCATGGGgaacgtggaggaggaaagccCAGGGCACCCACCTAAAACAGCATCACCAGATAGTGCTTGGGAATGGCCGGCCGAAGGTCAGGATTCTGGCTCCCCCTCCACGCCTTCCTCCCTC ATGGCGAAGAAAAGATGTtatgaaagacgaaaaacatga
- the LOC135093906 gene encoding tight junction-associated protein 1-like isoform X1 yields the protein MNPGHGYQGGDCVTCGVSSRALRNELEVLRRRLLDRDVAIVQLETQMAQERPQEHYPQGQVAVLRAQCDHWQDKYDRLLEAHKRLQKVNQGLEDKLLRLVDRTESEKSSLAADTASLTTALTTAAQAINRLKQENDRYHNDLNLAIQLLQCNPNKYAAHKLDSLPMDLQRKAKSRLAKEPRETPKPEVKVIKVPIPTFPPTAMVYSVNKYAEQSSKEEPVDAVSAAIMAAVLEERQRERARQHCSTCTCGSTHTHTPPGNTGMDDDPNGNRDASHAPHTPLSLPQEEGGSPVFRVSVVDVGTQVFPSYIGETGKVQSTCIYCHHSSRAPPPSHATDRSAEVNGKPARSQVMGNVEEESPGHPPKTASPDSAWEWPAEGQDSGSPSTPSSLVSASLSYESETSNVTSPQESPGRLSLPPKPARSQGSVDSPRVERGAVTVGSGGTVAVLKSPLSSPSSGVGNGIARQGVAAHHPAAHPAPSTLPATMTTSIHHHNRHNQYHHRTSTTPHHHHRLQFNARSPGHDAFTPPIHRSPPQPHRETQHCWPSDVIASSTYTSSSTETTL from the exons ATGAACCCAGGGCATGGCTACCAG GGAGGAGACTGCGTGACGTGCGGTGTGAGCTCCAGGGCACTGCGGAACGAGCTGGAGGTGCTGCGAAGGCGCCTCCTGGACAGGGACGTGGCAATTGTGCAGCTGGAGACACAAATGGCTCAAGAACGGCCGCAAGAGCATTACCCCCAGGGACAGGTTGCCGTGCTCAGGGCCCAGTGCGACCATTGGCAGGATAAATATGACAG GCTGCTGGAGGCCCACAAAAGACTACAAAAGGTGAATCAAGGGCTGGAGGACAAACTGCTGCGCCTCGTCGACAGAACTGAGAGTGAAAAATCAAGCCTAGCAGCCGATACAGCCAGCCTGACCACTGCCCTCACCACCGCAGCCCAGGCCATTAACAGACTGAAACAGGAGAAT GATCGGTATCACAATGACCTCAACCTGGCAATCCAACTCCTGCAGTGCAATCCTAACAAGTATGCCGCCCACAAGCTGGACTCG CTTCCCATGGACCTGCAACGAAAGGCCAAGTCTCGATTAGCCAAGGAGCCCCGGGAGACCCCCAAGCCAGAGGTCAAGGTCATTAAGGTGCCCATCCCGACCTTTCCCCCCACAGCCATGGTCTACTCTGTCAACAAATAtgcag AGCAAAGCAGCAAGGAGGAGCCAGTAGATGCTGTTTCTGCAGCTATAATGGCAGCAGTTCTGGAGGAGAGGCAGCGAGAGCGAGCTAGACAACACTGCTCCACTTGTACTTGtggctccacacacacacacactccaccggGCAACACAGGCATGGATGATGACCCTAATGGCAACAGGGACGCTTCACATGCCCCTCACACACCACTCTCGTTGCCACAGGAGGAAGGGGGCAGCCCGGTGTTCAGAGTGAGTGTGGTGGATGTTGGAACACAagtctttccttcctacattGGTGAAACTGGAAAGGTACAGTCCACGTGCATCTACTGCCACCACTCGTCACGCGCCCCACCGCCCTCACACGCCACCGACAGGTCAGCGGAGGTCAACGGGAAGCCGGCAAGGTCGCAGGTCATGGGgaacgtggaggaggaaagccCAGGGCACCCACCTAAAACAGCATCACCAGATAGTGCTTGGGAATGGCCGGCCGAAGGTCAGGATTCTGGCTCCCCCTCCACGCCTTCCTCCCTCGTGAGTGCTTCCTTGAGCTACGAGAGTGAGACAAGCAATGTTACCTCCCCACAGGAGTCCCCAGGAAGGCTCTCACTCCCCCCCAAGCCTGCCAGGTCACAGGGGTCAGTGGATAGCCCCAGGGTTGAGAGGGGGGCAGTGACAGTGGGATCAGGTGGGACTGTGGCAGTGCTAAAGTCGCCTCTTAGCTCCCCATCAAGTGGTGTTGGGAATGGCATAGCTAGGCAGGGTGTGGCGGCGCATCACCCTGCCGCACACCCTGCCCCCTCCACCCTGCCAGCCACCATGACCACATCcatacaccaccacaacagacaCAACCAGTACCACCACAGGACCTCCAccacgcctcaccaccaccataggcTGCAGTTCAACGCGCGCTCCCCGGGGCACGATGCTTTCACCCCCCCCATCCACCGGTCCCCCCCACAGCCCCACAGGGAGACACAACACTGCTGGCCCTCTGATGTCATTGCCTCCAGCACCTACACCAGCTCAAGCACTGAAACTACACTATAG